The nucleotide sequence TACAACACTGTGTTCTTGAAGGTTGTGGCCTTCACCACCGATGTATGAAGTTACTTCAAAGCCATTTGTTAAACGAATACGACATACTTTACGTAATGCTGAGTTCGGTTTTTTAGGTGTAGTAGTGTATACACGAGTACACACGCCACGTTTCTGCGGGCAAGCCTCTAATGCAGGAACGTTACTTTTTACAACCTTTTTCACACGCGGTTTGCGTACTAGCTGGTTGATAGTTGCCATTAAAAAAGCTCCAGTTAAAATTATTAAAAATAAAATTAAAATATCCTTTCACACGAAAGGACAGCAAATTCTAAATTGATTACGGATAAAAGTCAAGCACACTAAAAGAGCAACAATGATTACTTGTTAATCAATGGCATTAATTTTTCTAGCACTTGTGAAGGTGTAATATTCTCCATATTATCCGCTTTTAGATAATACTGATTTTGACCATAAGCCCCGATTAATTTAGGATTAGTTGCTCCGTATAAAATCACATTAGGTTTATCTAATGCAGCCGCTAAATGACTTAAACCGGTATCTACCGACACTACTGCTTTAGCTCCTGCAATCTGTGCTGCTAATTCTGTTAAGCCCATTTTAGGGAGAACCACTACGTTGCTCTCTACCATCGCTAAACGATCTGCTCGTTCTTTTTCAGTTTGATTTCCCCAAGC is from Mannheimia varigena and encodes:
- the rpsL gene encoding 30S ribosomal protein S12, translating into MATINQLVRKPRVKKVVKSNVPALEACPQKRGVCTRVYTTTPKKPNSALRKVCRIRLTNGFEVTSYIGGEGHNLQEHSVVLIRGGRVKDLPGVRYHTVRGALDCAGVKDRKQGRSKYGVKRPKS